The DNA segment TCGTCATATAAGAGTTCGAATAAGAGCATTCTCCGGCGGCTCGTTCGATACTGACCAGCCCCTCATGGCTGCCGTTGGTTTCCATGTTGTCGGGCATAAAGTAGTTCAGATTGAAATTTCGCGACCACTGATTGCTGGCCCGCTTGCCCTTGTGACTAAAGCGCTCCTCAAAATATTCATCGGGAACCTCGGCGTAAGGATATTGTGACGCCCACACCGAGACCTTGCCTCGCTTGGAAAAATCGTGGCCTTTGGCCGCTTCGCTGGTTTTAGGGTTCATCGTTGCATCCTGTTTTAGGTAAGGGTCGGCCACATCATTGGAGGCCGCCATTGTATAACGGTTTTTAAACGTCGTGGTTCCCTGTAAAATCGCTTTTTCACTGACTTCGACGAGACAGCTCAATGGGCAGAGCCTTTCAGAACCGCAAAGAATCAATGGCCAAAACCTCGGACGCCAAAGCCAAGGTTTACAGCAAGTACGGCCGTGAAATTTATGTCTGTGCCAAGGCCGGCGGTATCGACC comes from the Aestuariirhabdus haliotis genome and includes:
- a CDS encoding immunity 22 family protein; the protein is MSCLVEVSEKAILQGTTTFKNRYTMAASNDVADPYLKQDATMNPKTSEAAKGHDFSKRGKVSVWASQYPYAEVPDEYFEERFSHKGKRASNQWSRNFNLNYFMPDNMETNGSHEGLVSIERAAGECSYSNSYMTNLLSKARKLKLQEVSWVILLFEHEYSARLSGVNKDEVMTFLGAFDYDDEADNLFQPD